A genomic window from Silene latifolia isolate original U9 population chromosome 11, ASM4854445v1, whole genome shotgun sequence includes:
- the LOC141613044 gene encoding uncharacterized protein LOC141613044 yields MSGEDDSSKTTGDGSGTLQEQLDEMKQAMAELKYMMKNLPIGRGRERSPSRSRSRGSYSDDAVSKSKKENKNDDDRGLKLDIPDFNGDLDPEKFLDWIRQAERVFEYKEYDEHKQFKVAILKLTKYASLWYENLKKQRKRDKKSKIDTWEKLKKHLMRRFLPRDYEQENYLKLQSLSQENLSVAEYIKEFERMMIVCDLEEKEELRVVRFIKGLIPSLASRVEVQIYNGFDDVCRLALKFEKQDKTKKSYTYSKGASSGSSSYSKPTTSKQKEVVTEEVKDKESTYRLRIAQHSSKDSFKPNINVTVDIEEDEEEGVAYDVDPLSEEECLVIRNLHVETTPVEAEQREQIFHTRCKVHSKICNLIIDSGSCTNVVSKELVDELKLQTKNHNKPYKLHWLNGDNGIQLDRKVEHDGRTNIYSVTKGKTTFNLKPLSPNKIKELKSKKGSLFMEAREVEEVLARGEQAYVLMVRELEANGEGSRREVQGLLKEFCDVFPEELPVGLPPLRGIEHQIDLIPGAQLPNKPAYRCNPEEAKELQRQVQELIDRGYVQESLSPCAVPALLVPKKDGTWRMCIDSRAVNNITVKHRFPMPRLDDMLDDLSGSRVFSKLDLRSGYHQMRIREGDEWKTAFKTKQGLYEWLVMPFGLCNAPSSFMRLMNEVLRPFLNKFVVVYLDDILIYSKSKEEHIELLREVFKMLRKQKLYGKMEKCTFMVSSVVFLGYIFELVRMV; encoded by the exons ATGTCGGGAGAGGACGATTCCAGCAAGACAACCGGTGATGGTTCAGGCACACTTCAAGAACAGCTAGATGAGATGAAACAAGCTATGGCCGAGCTAAAATAtatgatgaagaaccttccaATAGGACGAGGTAGAGAACGAAGTCCAAGTCGTAGTAGGTCTCGTGGATCATATTCTGATGACGCGGTTTCCAAGTCCAAAAAGGAGAACAAAAACGATGATGATCGAGGTCTAAAACTTGACATACCTGATTTCAATGGAGATTTGGATCCCGAAAAGTTTTTGGATTGGATTAGGCAAGCTGAACGAGTTTTCGAGTACAAGGAATACGATGAGCATAAACAATTCAAGGTAGCTATTCTAAAACTCACTAAATATGCATCATTGTggtatgaaaacttgaaaaaACAGAGGAAGCGAGATAAGAAGAGCAAGATTGATACTTGGGAGAAACTTAAGAAGCACCTTATGAGGAGATTCTTGCCAAGGGATTATGAGCAAGAAAATTACCTAAAATTGCAATCTTTATCACAAGAAAATCTGTCCGTGGCCGAGTACATTAAAGAATTCGAAAGGATGATGATTGTTTGTGATCTTGAAGAGAAGGAAGAGCTTAGAGTTGTAAGATTCATCAAGGGTCTAATACCGTCACTTGCATCAAGAGTTGAGGTTCAGATTTACAATGGGTTTGATGATGTGTGTCGTTTGGCTCTAAAATTCGAAAAGCAAGACAAAACAAAGAAATCCTATACCTATTCAAAAGGAGCAAGTTCTGGCTCGAGTTCTTATTCTAAACCAACAACGAGCAAGCAAAAGGAAGTTGTGACAGAAGAAGTAAAGGACAAAG AGAGCACTTACCGCTTAAGAATTGCGCAACATAGTTCCAAAGATTCGTTCAAACCGAACATCAACGTAACTGTCGATATTgaagaggacgaagaagaaggtgTCGCCTATGATGTTGATCCATTGAGTGAAGAGGAGTGTTTGGTAATTCGTAATCTTCATGTGGAAACAACTCCGGTTGAAGCTGAACAAAGGGAGCAAATATTTCACACTCGTTGCAAGGTACATTCTAAAATTTGCAATCTAATCATTGATAGTGGATCATGTACCAATGTTGTGTCAAAGGAGTTAGTTGATGAGCTGAAATTACAAACCAAGAATCATAATAAGCcatataaattgcattggttgAATGGGGACAATGGAATACAA TTGGATCGAAAGGTTGAACATGATGGAAGAACTAACATATATAGCGTGACCAAGGGCAAAACAACATTCAATTTGAAGCCTTTATCACCTAATAAAATCAAGGAACTGAAATCAAAGAAGGGGAGCTTATTTATGGAAGCTCGTGAGGTTGAAGAGGTTCTAGCTCGTGGAGAACAAGCCTATGTTCTTATGGTTCGTGAATTAGAAGCCAATGGTGAAGGAAGCAGACGTGAAGTTCAAGGACTATTAAAGGAGTTTTGCGATGTATTTCCCGAAGAATTACCGGTTGGATTACCTCCTTTAAGAGGtattgaacatcaaattgactTAATTCCAGGAGCTCAATTACCAAATAAACCAGCCTATCGTTGTAATCCCGAAGAAGCAAAAGAATTACAAAGGCAAGTACAAGAATTAATTGATAGGGGTTATGTTCAAGAAAGTTTGAGTCCTTGTGCCGTACCAGCTCTATTggttccaaagaaagatgggacttggaggatgtgtattgataGTAGGGCCGTTAACAATATCACAGTAAAACATCGATTTCCTATGCCGAGGTTGGATGATATGTTAGACGATTTGAGTGGATCACGAGTATTTTCGAAGCTTGATTTACGAAGTGGTTATCATCAAATGAGAATTCGTGAAGGTGACGAATGGAAAACAGCGTTCAAGACTAAGCAAGGGTTGTATGAGTGGCTCgttatgccatttggtctttgcaatgctcctagttcgtttatgagATTGATGAACGAAGTGTTGAGGCCGTTCTTaaacaagtttgtggtggtgtatcTCGATGATATTCTTATTTATAGCAAGAGCAAGGAGGAACATATTGAACTTCTCCGTGAAGTGTTTAAAATGCTACGAAAACAGAAACTATATGGCAAAATGGAGAAGTGCACGTTCATGGTGTCAAGTGTGGTGTTCCTAGGTTATATTTTTGAATTGGTGAGAATGGTGTGA
- the LOC141613045 gene encoding secreted RxLR effector protein 161-like — protein sequence MDDKHQLALATDTLLEDGAKYRRLVGKLIYLTLTRLDISYSVHILSQFMQKPTTTQWEAALRVVRYLKGHPGQGVVFRADSALKLEAYCDAAYASCPITRRSITAYFVCLGGSPISWKTKKQAIVSLSSTEAEYRAMTAATCEILWLTGLLAGIGIHFPEPVRLHCDNQSAMHIANNPVYHERTKHIEIDCHFIRTHIRNGVVLPCYIHTQSQLADILTKALGRPQFKALLDKLGISDSHAPT from the coding sequence ATGGATGATAAACATCAATTGGCTCTTGCTACAGATACTCTTCTTGAAGATGGCGCCAAGTATAGGCGTTTGGTGGGTAAGCTTATTTACTTGACTCTTACTCGACTCGATATATCCTATTCGGTCCATATTCTTTCTCAATTCATGCAAAAACCGACTACTACTCAATGGGAGGCGGCTTTGCGAGTTGTTCGTTACTTGAAGGGTCATCCAGGTCAAGGTGTTGTTTTTCGGGCTGATTCGGCTCTCAAACTCGAGGCCTATTGTGATGCGGCCTATGCTAGTTGTCCGATCACTCGTCGCTCCATTACTGCTTATTTCGTGTGTTTGGGTGGCTCTCCTATCTCCTGGAAAACGAAAAAGCAAGCCATAGTTTCCTTATCATCCACTGAAGCCGAATATCGAGCTATGACCGCCGCCACATGTGAGATCCTTTGGTTGACGGGGCTGCTGGCCGGGATTGGTATTCATTTTCCTGAGCCCGTTCGACTGCATTGCGATAATCAAAGTGCCATGCACATTGCTAACAATCCGGTCTATCATGAACGCACGAAACATATTGAGATTGACTGTCATTTTATTCGTACTCATATTCGTAATGGTGTGGTACTACCATGCTACATTCACACTCAGTCTCAATTGGCCGACATTCTCACCAAAGCTTTGGGTCGTCCGCAGTTCAAGGCCTTGCTCGACAAGTTGGGCATTTCCGACTcccatgctccaacttga